The following proteins are encoded in a genomic region of Glycine max cultivar Williams 82 chromosome 18, Glycine_max_v4.0, whole genome shotgun sequence:
- the LOC100800570 gene encoding cyclin-D2-1 isoform X2: MDLVGRESEHLPHVGYLKRLLSGDLDLSVRNEALDWIWKAHAYYGFGPCSLCLSVNYLDRFLSVYELPRGKSWSIQLLAVACLSIAAKMEEIKVPPFVDLQVGEPKFVFEAKTIQRMELLVLSTLRWQMQASTPFSFLDYFLRKINCDQVIVKSSIMRSVGPILNIIKCINFLEFRPSEIAAAVAISVSREIQAEEIDKALQMQAEETAAACFFIVGKERILKGLELIKDLSLMQDSANLGNNLASFVPQSPIGVLDAACLSSISDELTVGSYRDSSLDTPNSKRRKSD; the protein is encoded by the exons ATGGATTTGGTTGGGAGGGAGAGCGAGCATTTGCCCCACGTTGGTTACCTCAAGAGGCTGCTTAGTGGGGACTTGGACTTGAGTGTTAGGAATGAGGCTCTTGATTGGATTTGGAAG GCTCATGCTTACTATGGTTTTGGACCCTGTAGTTTATGTCTATCTGTGAACTACTTGGATCGGTTCCTATCAGTATATGAATTACCA AGAGGCAAAAGTTGGAGTATACAACTGTTAGCAGTAGCATGTTTGTCAATTGCTGCCAAAATGGAGGAGATTAAAGTGCCTCCTTTTGTAGATTTACAG GTTGGAGAACCTAAGTTTGTATTTGAAGCTAAAACCATTCAAAGAATGGAACTACTGGTGTTAAGCACATTGAGATGGCAAATGCAGGCTTCAACTCCATTTTCCTTCCTAGATTACTTCCTCAGGAAGATCAACTGTGACCAAGTTATAGTAAAGTCATCCATTATGAGATCAGTAGGACCCATCCTTAACATAATTAAAT GTAtcaatttcttggaattcaGGCCCTCTGAAATTGCTGCAGCAGTGGCAATTTCTGTATCAAGGGAAATACAAGCAGAAGAGATTGACAAAGCCTTACAAATGCAAGCAGAAGAAACTGCTGCAGCATGTTTTTTCATTGTTGGGAAG GAAAGAATTTTGAAGGGTCTTGAATTGATCAAAGATTTGTCATTGATGCAAGATTCTGCAAACTTGGGCAATAACTTAGCATCATTTGTACCCCAAAGCCCTATTGGGGTGCTTGATGCTGCATGCTTGAGCTCTATAAGTGATGAATTAACAGTTGGATCATATAGAGATTCTTCCCTTGATACTCCAAATTCTAAGAGGAGGAAATCTGACTAA
- the LOC100800570 gene encoding cyclin-D4-1 isoform X1, with product MEGSIDPATSTLLSLENNATCFDEFDCNVADESLSWDHKHLNFNNQCLIKDNHGSEHFWDFSVLSDETVMDLVGRESEHLPHVGYLKRLLSGDLDLSVRNEALDWIWKAHAYYGFGPCSLCLSVNYLDRFLSVYELPRGKSWSIQLLAVACLSIAAKMEEIKVPPFVDLQVGEPKFVFEAKTIQRMELLVLSTLRWQMQASTPFSFLDYFLRKINCDQVIVKSSIMRSVGPILNIIKCINFLEFRPSEIAAAVAISVSREIQAEEIDKALQMQAEETAAACFFIVGKERILKGLELIKDLSLMQDSANLGNNLASFVPQSPIGVLDAACLSSISDELTVGSYRDSSLDTPNSKRRKSD from the exons ATGGAAGGGAGCATTGACCCTGCAACCTCAACCCTTCTGTCTCTGGAAAACAATGCCACGTGCTTTGATGAGTTTGATTGTAATGTTGCAGATGAATCTCTTTCCTGGGACCACAAACATCTTAACTTTAACAATCAGTGTCTGATTAAGGACAATCATGGATCGgaacatttttgggatttttctgTACTGAGCGATGAAACTGTTATGGATTTGGTTGGGAGGGAGAGCGAGCATTTGCCCCACGTTGGTTACCTCAAGAGGCTGCTTAGTGGGGACTTGGACTTGAGTGTTAGGAATGAGGCTCTTGATTGGATTTGGAAG GCTCATGCTTACTATGGTTTTGGACCCTGTAGTTTATGTCTATCTGTGAACTACTTGGATCGGTTCCTATCAGTATATGAATTACCA AGAGGCAAAAGTTGGAGTATACAACTGTTAGCAGTAGCATGTTTGTCAATTGCTGCCAAAATGGAGGAGATTAAAGTGCCTCCTTTTGTAGATTTACAG GTTGGAGAACCTAAGTTTGTATTTGAAGCTAAAACCATTCAAAGAATGGAACTACTGGTGTTAAGCACATTGAGATGGCAAATGCAGGCTTCAACTCCATTTTCCTTCCTAGATTACTTCCTCAGGAAGATCAACTGTGACCAAGTTATAGTAAAGTCATCCATTATGAGATCAGTAGGACCCATCCTTAACATAATTAAAT GTAtcaatttcttggaattcaGGCCCTCTGAAATTGCTGCAGCAGTGGCAATTTCTGTATCAAGGGAAATACAAGCAGAAGAGATTGACAAAGCCTTACAAATGCAAGCAGAAGAAACTGCTGCAGCATGTTTTTTCATTGTTGGGAAG GAAAGAATTTTGAAGGGTCTTGAATTGATCAAAGATTTGTCATTGATGCAAGATTCTGCAAACTTGGGCAATAACTTAGCATCATTTGTACCCCAAAGCCCTATTGGGGTGCTTGATGCTGCATGCTTGAGCTCTATAAGTGATGAATTAACAGTTGGATCATATAGAGATTCTTCCCTTGATACTCCAAATTCTAAGAGGAGGAAATCTGACTAA